In a single window of the Aminomonas paucivorans DSM 12260 genome:
- the thyX gene encoding FAD-dependent thymidylate synthase, protein MVCAVKLLTRTAEGGRAVAAAAKLCYSPSDAGSLFEGLGPEKVRSFLAHLRKAGHFSPFEHASFTFAVDGLSRVASHQLVRHRMASFSQQSQRYVPVGTPECVLPPSVSENPECRGLFEEHARRSLELYRTLVDRGIPKEDARFVLPHGWATRLVVTMNARELHHFFRLRLCRRAQWEIREVARQMLLAVREAEPELFDLAGPDCLTEGACREPSSCGRPYATMEELLAR, encoded by the coding sequence ATGGTCTGCGCGGTGAAACTCCTGACCCGAACCGCCGAAGGGGGCCGGGCGGTGGCGGCGGCGGCAAAGCTCTGCTACAGCCCCTCCGACGCGGGGTCCCTGTTCGAAGGGCTCGGGCCCGAGAAGGTCCGATCCTTTCTGGCCCATCTGCGCAAGGCGGGGCACTTTTCTCCCTTCGAGCATGCCTCCTTCACCTTTGCCGTGGACGGTCTGAGTCGGGTGGCCTCCCACCAGCTGGTGCGCCACCGCATGGCCAGCTTTTCCCAGCAGAGCCAGCGCTATGTTCCCGTGGGGACGCCGGAGTGCGTGCTCCCCCCCAGCGTTTCGGAGAACCCGGAGTGCCGGGGCCTCTTCGAGGAACATGCCCGCCGGAGCCTGGAGCTTTACCGGACCCTGGTGGACCGGGGGATTCCCAAGGAGGATGCCCGGTTCGTCCTGCCCCACGGCTGGGCCACCCGTCTGGTGGTGACCATGAACGCCCGGGAGCTGCACCACTTTTTCCGACTTCGCCTGTGCCGCCGTGCCCAGTGGGAGATCCGGGAGGTGGCCCGGCAGATGCTCCTGGCCGTTCGGGAAGCGGAGCCGGAGCTCTTCGACCTCGCCGGACCGGATTGCCTGACCGAGGGCGCCTGCCGGGAGCCTTCCAGCTGCGGGCGACCCTATGCCACCATGGAGGAACTGCTTGCCCGATGA
- the rpmE gene encoding 50S ribosomal protein L31 has translation MKKDIHPKYETCKVTCSCGNAFETRSTQPEIKVAVCNACHPFYTGKKGRAIEAGRLEKFRQKYAGVDYGQKKVSE, from the coding sequence ATGAAAAAGGATATCCATCCGAAGTACGAGACCTGCAAGGTGACCTGCTCTTGCGGGAATGCCTTCGAAACCCGGTCCACCCAGCCGGAGATCAAGGTGGCGGTGTGCAACGCCTGCCATCCCTTCTATACCGGCAAAAAGGGACGGGCGATCGAAGCGGGGCGCCTGGAGAAGTTCCGGCAGAAGTACGCCGGAGTCGACTACGGCCAGAAGAAGGTCTCCGAATAG